In a genomic window of Nodosilinea sp. E11:
- a CDS encoding TIGR01777 family oxidoreductase: protein MKIAITGATGFVGSSLVERLQREGHSIVVLTRSVDHGRRVFPSVAFPNVEVVGYSPLASGDWQTGLLSGCDGVVNLAGAPISERWSDEHKQAIMDSRKVGTEKLVEALGKADPKPTVWVNASAIGYYGTSETAAFDETSAPIENDFLSQVCQAWEAAAQPVTDYGTRLVILRFGIVLGMGGAVAKMLTPFRMFAGGPIGSGRQWFSWIHRDDLVNLIIKALQDPQMTGIYNATAPNPVRMAEFCKTLGKVLNRPSWLPVPDFVLEAILGDGAQVVLEGQQVLPKRTEGSGFTYQYAQVKDALDEIV from the coding sequence ATGAAAATTGCAATTACCGGAGCAACGGGGTTTGTTGGCAGTAGCCTGGTAGAGCGGCTGCAACGGGAAGGCCACAGCATTGTGGTACTCACCCGCAGTGTCGACCACGGTCGTCGAGTGTTTCCCTCCGTCGCATTCCCCAATGTTGAAGTGGTGGGCTATAGCCCCTTAGCGTCGGGCGATTGGCAGACCGGCCTGTTATCGGGCTGTGATGGCGTGGTCAACTTAGCCGGTGCCCCGATCTCCGAGCGCTGGAGCGACGAGCACAAGCAGGCGATTATGGACAGCCGCAAGGTCGGCACCGAAAAGCTGGTGGAAGCGCTGGGGAAAGCCGATCCCAAGCCGACGGTGTGGGTCAATGCCTCGGCGATTGGCTACTACGGCACCAGCGAAACCGCTGCCTTTGACGAAACCAGCGCCCCGATTGAAAACGACTTTCTCTCCCAGGTATGCCAGGCTTGGGAAGCAGCGGCTCAGCCCGTCACCGACTATGGCACCCGTCTGGTGATTTTACGCTTTGGCATCGTGCTGGGTATGGGCGGTGCGGTGGCTAAAATGCTTACCCCCTTTCGCATGTTTGCCGGAGGGCCAATTGGCAGCGGTCGTCAGTGGTTTTCGTGGATTCATCGCGACGATCTAGTAAATTTGATCATCAAAGCACTGCAAGATCCGCAGATGACCGGGATTTACAACGCTACCGCCCCTAACCCTGTGCGAATGGCCGAATTTTGCAAAACCCTGGGCAAGGTGCTCAACCGCCCCTCCTGGCTGCCTGTCCCCGACTTTGTGCTGGAAGCTATCTTAGGCGATGGTGCCCAGGTGGTGCTCGAAGGACAGCAGGTGCTACCTAAGCGTACTGAAGGTAGTGGGTTTACCTACCAGTACGCCCAGGTCAAAGACGCCCTTGACGAAATTGTTTAG
- the pdxH gene encoding pyridoxamine 5'-phosphate oxidase, translating to MDIGDLRRDYTQRGLDWDDLDPDPFAQFSLWFQQACDADLLEPNALVLSTVAPGGMPYQRTVLLKYFDHNGFVFFTNYGSRKAQHMAENAQVSLLFPWYSLERQLAIAGTASKISAAESLRYFSSRPRGSQLGAWVSQQSNIISSRQLLEMQFEKMKNKFLNQEIPLPDFWGGYRVKPISFEFWQGRPSRLHDRFLYSQGEDGWTRVRLSP from the coding sequence ATGGACATTGGTGATCTGCGCCGCGACTATACTCAGCGAGGGTTAGATTGGGATGATCTCGACCCCGACCCCTTTGCCCAGTTTTCGCTGTGGTTTCAGCAGGCTTGCGACGCCGATTTGCTAGAGCCCAATGCCCTGGTGTTATCGACGGTAGCGCCTGGAGGTATGCCCTACCAACGCACGGTGCTGCTCAAGTATTTTGACCACAATGGGTTTGTGTTTTTTACGAATTATGGCAGCCGCAAAGCTCAGCACATGGCCGAAAATGCCCAGGTGTCGCTGCTGTTTCCCTGGTATTCTCTAGAGCGTCAGCTGGCGATCGCCGGTACCGCCAGCAAAATTTCGGCGGCTGAGTCCCTGCGCTATTTTTCGTCCCGGCCTCGGGGCAGTCAGCTTGGGGCCTGGGTCTCGCAGCAGAGCAATATCATTTCGTCGCGACAGTTGCTCGAGATGCAATTCGAAAAAATGAAGAACAAATTTCTCAACCAGGAAATTCCTCTACCCGATTTTTGGGGGGGCTATCGGGTGAAACCGATCAGCTTTGAGTTTTGGCAAGGGCGGCCTAGCCGACTTCACGATCGCTTTTTGTATAGCCAAGGCGAGGACGGTTGGACTAGAGTCCGACTGTCACCCTAA
- a CDS encoding Uma2 family endonuclease, protein MSDSSINQGRILRNLMRLMDVTCGHSLYEVLPRGVQVWLPEQGMGVYPDLMVVAGEPLLHDGQDDRVLNPCVIFEILSVPTLGYNPDATTLPEREGMFRHCRAIPYLQAYVFVHQTEARVEQFYRAEEHLWGMTAQTDLDSVVELAITNARLPMMDIYQQVDFSLLV, encoded by the coding sequence ATGAGTGATAGTTCGATTAACCAGGGGCGCATTTTACGCAATCTGATGCGCCTGATGGATGTCACCTGTGGCCATAGTCTGTACGAAGTGCTGCCCAGGGGAGTGCAGGTATGGCTGCCAGAACAAGGCATGGGCGTCTACCCTGACTTAATGGTGGTAGCCGGTGAACCCCTCCTCCACGACGGTCAAGACGATCGGGTACTCAACCCTTGCGTTATCTTTGAAATTTTGTCTGTCCCGACCCTGGGCTACAATCCAGACGCCACTACGCTGCCAGAGCGAGAGGGCATGTTTCGCCACTGTCGAGCCATTCCTTACCTGCAAGCCTATGTGTTTGTACACCAAACTGAGGCCCGAGTAGAGCAGTTTTACCGCGCCGAAGAACATTTGTGGGGTATGACAGCCCAAACCGACCTCGACAGCGTCGTAGAACTGGCGATTACCAATGCCCGCCTGCCCATGATGGATATTTACCAGCAGGTAGATTTTAGTCTGCTGGTTTAG
- a CDS encoding TldD/PmbA family protein has translation MAEAIDQAKTRLQELCDRWGPRVDYLAIRLEQSEGTDIFLRGGQTETLSEAIAIGGHVRACYRGGWGFASFNDLESLVPCVEAAVDAARRVGHDETLLAPIEAVQITRRLPLEGTDPRQISLTHKKSLCHHYADLLQGVDNRIATTSVRYTDVAQRVLLATSEGTLIDQAWSDMEMRFAATARNGDTVQTGRETTGSRKAYEDLANLDTQVMGAAQRAVAALDLPSVRGAAYQVVIDPILTGLFVHEAFGHLSEADMAYENPDLLESMSMGRRFGPTNLQIFDGAAPPGHRGSYFYDDEGTPATTTQLIQDGVLVGRLHSRETAGKLGEQPTGNARCLNYHYSPLVRMTNTWIERGTTPAADLFADIKEGVYARNWLEGMTNGEMFTFTAGEAWMIRNGQLAEPVRDVTLSGNVFRTLADIEAIGDDFYWDESGGCGKGGQNGLPVGCGGPSLRIRNVVVGGEAEDCYE, from the coding sequence ATGGCTGAAGCGATTGATCAGGCAAAGACCCGATTGCAAGAGCTATGCGATCGCTGGGGGCCACGGGTAGACTATCTGGCGATTCGCCTAGAGCAGTCTGAAGGCACCGATATTTTTTTGCGGGGTGGCCAGACCGAAACGCTCAGCGAGGCGATCGCCATTGGTGGCCATGTGCGGGCCTGCTACCGGGGGGGCTGGGGCTTTGCCAGCTTCAATGACCTGGAGAGCTTAGTCCCCTGCGTAGAGGCGGCGGTCGACGCGGCTCGCCGGGTGGGCCACGATGAAACCCTGCTAGCTCCAATCGAAGCGGTACAAATTACCCGCCGCCTGCCCCTCGAAGGCACCGATCCACGCCAGATCTCCCTGACGCACAAGAAGAGTCTGTGCCACCACTACGCCGACCTGCTGCAAGGGGTAGACAACCGCATTGCTACCACCTCCGTGCGCTATACCGATGTTGCTCAACGGGTTCTTCTAGCCACTTCAGAAGGCACCCTGATTGACCAAGCTTGGTCAGACATGGAAATGCGCTTTGCCGCGACGGCCCGCAACGGCGACACCGTGCAAACAGGGCGCGAAACGACCGGCTCTCGCAAAGCCTACGAAGATTTAGCCAACTTGGATACGCAGGTAATGGGCGCGGCTCAACGGGCCGTAGCCGCTCTAGACTTACCCTCGGTGCGGGGGGCAGCCTACCAGGTCGTCATTGACCCCATTTTGACCGGGTTGTTTGTGCACGAAGCCTTTGGCCACCTGTCCGAAGCCGACATGGCCTACGAAAATCCTGACCTGCTGGAGTCGATGAGCATGGGTCGGCGATTTGGCCCGACCAACCTACAAATTTTTGACGGAGCCGCCCCTCCTGGCCACCGGGGCAGCTACTTCTACGACGATGAAGGTACCCCCGCCACCACCACCCAGCTCATCCAAGATGGGGTATTGGTAGGGCGGCTGCACTCTCGCGAGACGGCGGGCAAACTGGGCGAGCAGCCCACCGGCAACGCCCGCTGCCTCAATTACCACTATTCGCCGCTGGTGCGGATGACCAACACCTGGATTGAGCGCGGCACCACCCCTGCTGCCGACCTGTTTGCTGACATCAAAGAAGGCGTCTATGCTCGCAACTGGTTAGAGGGGATGACCAATGGCGAAATGTTTACCTTTACCGCTGGCGAAGCCTGGATGATTCGCAACGGCCAGCTGGCAGAACCGGTGCGCGATGTTACCCTGTCGGGCAACGTGTTTCGCACCCTAGCCGACATTGAGGCTATTGGCGACGACTTCTACTGGGATGAGTCGGGCGGATGTGGCAAAGGCGGACAAAATGGACTGCCTGTGGGCTGCGGTGGCCCCAGCTTACGCATTCGCAATGTCGTTGTCGGGGGCGAAGCCGAAGATTGCTATGAGTGA
- a CDS encoding DUF3611 family protein, with the protein MTTEFDYTLPPAVRRIASSFRVVGWASFWVQIVLAAISSLVLLFASINLTARSGAGGGNPGTGVGLLLAGLGLVAVYFNAFWAFRYTRLGRRLRSRDTTKRPSPKDAIQALRLGTGISMVGMLVTLFGSQALIGSLLGKALAQPQGGTVFVPGNINQYVEAFDIFVVQANTNTLLAHFVSLAATLWLLRTVNRA; encoded by the coding sequence ATGACTACAGAATTTGACTACACCCTACCGCCCGCCGTGCGGCGGATTGCAAGCTCCTTTCGGGTCGTGGGCTGGGCCAGTTTTTGGGTGCAGATCGTGCTAGCCGCCATCTCTAGCCTGGTGCTGCTGTTTGCCAGTATCAATCTAACCGCGCGATCGGGGGCGGGGGGCGGCAACCCTGGCACTGGTGTGGGGCTATTGCTTGCTGGTCTGGGGTTAGTAGCGGTTTACTTCAATGCTTTTTGGGCCTTTCGCTACACTCGTTTGGGGCGGCGGTTGCGCAGCCGCGACACCACCAAACGCCCCAGCCCCAAAGACGCCATTCAGGCGCTGCGGTTAGGCACCGGCATCAGCATGGTCGGTATGCTAGTGACTCTGTTTGGCAGCCAAGCCCTGATTGGGTCGCTGCTGGGTAAGGCCCTGGCTCAGCCTCAGGGCGGCACAGTATTTGTGCCCGGCAACATTAATCAGTACGTCGAAGCCTTTGACATCTTTGTGGTGCAGGCCAATACCAATACGCTGCTGGCTCACTTTGTGTCGTTGGCCGCTACCCTATGGCTGTTACGCACGGTAAACCGCGCCTAG